From one Aptenodytes patagonicus chromosome 16, bAptPat1.pri.cur, whole genome shotgun sequence genomic stretch:
- the CDR2L gene encoding cerebellar degeneration-related protein 2-like, which yields MLSADRMEEFQSEEEEPWYDQQDLEQDLHLAAELGKTLLERNKELEDSLQQMYTTNEEQVQEIEYLTKQLEMLRQMNEQHAKVYEQLDLTARDLELANQKLVLESKTSQQKIQCLTETIEGLQNQVEELQKQVEEMRSLEQLRIRREKRERRRTIHTFPCLKELCSSPRYEDAFQVHSSSTEFNQKPLERENERLQAMVNSLRSQVNQEKQRKERVEREYTSVIQEYSDLEQRVCEMENCKLRIKELEAELLELQQMKQVKKYLLSREDNLSEALLEPLNNAPEADYIDLSEEEGGKSHGPSMTPSPNHPVRKSCSDTALNAIVTKDAVSRHEGNYTLHANNVRKRGMSILREVDEQYHALLEKYEELLSKCRQHKDSVRHTGVQTSRPISRDSSFRDFRGEGHELEERKTMEKTISKHVEAVDKRLEQSQPEYKALFKEIFSRIQKTKADINATKVKNKSSK from the exons ACTTGCATTTGGCCGCGGAGCTGGGGAAGACGCTGCTGGAGCGCAACAAAGAGCTGGAGGACTCCCTGCAGCAGATGTACACCACCAACGAGGAACAAGTGCAGGAAATTGAG TACCTGACCAAGCAACTGGAGATGTTGCGGCAGATGAATGAACAGCATGCAAAAGTCTATGAGCAGCTGGATCTGACAGCACGGGACCTGGAGCTAGCTAACCAGAAGCTCGTGCTGGAAAGCAAGACATCCCAACAGAAGATACAGTG cttgACGGAAACAATCGAGGGGCTGCAGAACCAAgtggaggagctgcagaagcAGGTGGAGGAAATGCGGAGCTTGGAGCAGCTCCGCATTCGGCGGGAGAAGAGGGAGCGGCGCCGAACCATCCACACCTTCCCCTGCCTTAAggagctgtgctccagccccag gtATGAGGACGCATTCCAGGTCCACAGCTCTTCCACAGAGTTCAACCAGAAGCCACTGGAGAGGGAGAATGAGCGTCTCCAAGCCATGGTGAACTCCCTGAGGTCCCAAGTCAACCAGGAGAAGCAGCGGAAGGAGAGGGTTGAGCGAGAGTACACCTCTGTTATTCAGGAGTACTCAGACCTCGAGCAGCGGGTGTGTGAGATGGAGAACTGCAAACTGCGCATCAAGGAACTGGAAGCAGAGCTCCTAGAGCTACAACAGATGAAACAAGTCAAGAAGTATCTGCTCAGCAGAGAAGACAACTTGTCTGAGGCCCTCCTCGAGCCGCTGAATAACGCCCCAGAAGCAGACTACATCGACCTgtctgaggaggagggagggaaaagtcATGGGCCATCAATGACGCCTTCCCCAAACCACCCTGTCCGGAAAAGCTGCAGTGACACAGCCCTCAATGCCATCGTGACCAAGGATGCCGTGAGCCGGCATGAGGGCAATTACACGCTGCACGCCAACAACGTGCGCAAACGGGGCATGTCCATCCTGAGAGAGGTGGACGAGCAGTATCACGCCTTGCTGGAGAAGTACGAAGAGCTCCTGAGCAAATGCCGGCAGCACAAGGACAGCGTGCGCCACACAGGGGTCCAAACGTCCCGGCCCATCTCTCGCGACAGCTCCTTCAGAGACTTCCGGGGAGAGGGACACGAGTTGGAAGAGCGGAAAACCATGGAGAAGACCATCAGCAAACACGTGGAGGCGGTGGACAAGCGgctggagcagagccagcccGAGTACAAGGCTCTTTTTAAGGAGATCTTCTCCCGcatccagaaaacaaaagcagacatcAACGCCACAAAGGTGAAAAACAAGAGCAGCAAATGA